One stretch of Nicotiana tabacum cultivar K326 chromosome 18, ASM71507v2, whole genome shotgun sequence DNA includes these proteins:
- the LOC107763805 gene encoding LOW QUALITY PROTEIN: coatomer subunit beta-1 (The sequence of the model RefSeq protein was modified relative to this genomic sequence to represent the inferred CDS: inserted 2 bases in 1 codon), which translates to MEKSCSLLIHFDKGTPALVNEIKEALEGNDVPAKVDAMKKAVMLLLNGETLPQLFITIIRYVLPSEDHTIHKLLLLYLETIEKTDSKGSMLPEMVLICQNLRNNLQYPNEYIRGVTLRFLCRLNEVDIIEPLFPSIMSNLEHRHPYVRRNAILAVMAVYKLPQGEQLLADAPEKIENVLTTEQDPSAKRNAFLMLFQCAQERAVNYLLTHVDRVSDWVELLQMVVLDLVRKVCRTNKGEKGKYIKIIISLLIVPSAAVVYECAGTLVSLSSAPTAIRAAANTYCQLLQSQSDNNVKLIVLDRLNELKSSHREIMVDMIMDVLRALSSPNLDIRRKTLDIVLELITPRNNNEVVLTLKKEVMKTQSGELEKNGEYRQMLIQAIHSCAVKFPEVASTVVHLLMDFLGYNNVASAIDVVVFVREIIETNPKSRVSIVTRLLDTFYQIRAALVCSCALWIIGEYCLFLSEVESGIATIKQCLGDLPFYSVSEEGEANDSSKKSQQINSTTVSSRRPAVLADGTYATQSAASETVFSXQGSLTTGNLRSLLLTGDFFLGAVVACTVTKLVLRLEEVQPSKVEVNKATTNTLLIMVSMIQLGQSSVLPHPIDNDSYDRIILCIRLLCNTGNEVRKIWLNSCHESFVTMLSDKQLRETEEINAKAQISHSQPDDLIDFYHLKSRRGMSQLELEDAVHDDLKRATGEFVKDENDANRLNRVLQLTGFSDPVYADAYVTVHHYDIVLDVTVINRTKETLQNLCLELATMGDLKLVERPQNYTLAPESSKQIKANIKVSSTETGVIFGNIVYESSNVLERTVVVLNDIHIDIMDYISPAVCSDAAFRTMWAEFEWENKVAVNTVIQEEKEFLDHIIKSTNMKCLTALSALEGQCGFLAANLYARSVFGEDALVNVSIEKQADAKLSGYIRIRSKTQGIALSLGDKITLKAVDQVNRNLV; encoded by the exons ATGGAGAAGTCCTGTTCTTTGCTGATACACTTTGATAAGGGGACACCAGCTCTTGTCAATGAGATCAAGGAAGCCCTCGAAGGGAATGATGTTCCTGCCAAGGTTGATGCTATGAAGAAGGCCGTCATGCTTTTGTTGAATGGTGAAACACTACCCCAGctatttattactattattagATATGTCTTGCCCTCTGAGGATCACACGATACACAAGCTGCTGCTTCTGTATCTGGAGACTATTGAGAAGACCGATTCTAAGGGGAGCATGCTGCCTGAAATGGTCCTAATTTGTCAGAACTTGAGGAATAACTTGCAGTATCCAAATGAGTACATTCGTGGAGTTACTTTGAGATTCCTTTGTCGCCTGAATGAGGTTGATATAATTGAACCTTTGTTTCCATCTATTATGAGCAACTTGGAGCACCGGCATCCGTATGTGCGGAGAAATGCAATTCTTGCTGTCATGGCTGTTTACAAGCTTCCACAGGGTGAGCAGCTCCTGGCAGATGCACCAGAGAAGATTGAGAACGTCCTTACCACGGAGCAGGATCCATCAGCTAAAAGGAACGCATTTCTGATGCTTTTCCAATGTGCTCAGGAACGTGCTGTCAATTATCTCTTGACCCATGTTGATAGAGTATCTGATTGGGTTGAGTTACTCCAGATGGTTGTCTTGGATTTGGTCCGAAAAGTTTGCAGGACAAACAAAGGGGAGAAAGGGAAGTACATCAAGATAATTATATCACTACTTATTGTCCCTTCTGCTGCTGTTGTGTATGAATGTGCTGGGACTCTAGTTTCTTTGTCTTCTGCCCCAACTGCTATAAGAGCTGCAGCTAATACCTATTGTCAACTTCTACAATCTCAGAGTGACAACAATGTGAAGCTTATTGTGCTTGATAGACTGAATGAATTGAAATCTTCTCATAGGGAGATCATGGTTGATATGATTATGGATGTCCTCAGAGCGCTTTCAAGTCCGAACCTTGACATCAGGAGAAAAACACTTGACATTGTTCTTGAGTTGATCACCCCCCGTAATAACAATGAGGTTGTTCTCACGTTGAAGAAAGAAGTTATGAAAACCCAGAGTGGTGAACTTGAGAAGAATGGTGAGTACCGTCAAATGCTTATCCAAGCCATTCATTCCTGTGCTGTTAAGTTTCCGGAAGTCGCAAGTACAGTTGTCCATCTGTTGATGGATTTCTTGGGTTATAACAATGTTGCTTCTGCAATTGATGTGGTTGTTTTTGTCCGTGAGATTATTGAAACAAACCCAAAATCAAGGGTTTCCATTGTGACAAGGCTACTGGATACTTTCTACCAAATTCGAGCTGCACTTGTTTGTTCATGTGCCCTTTGGATCATTGGAGAGTATTGTCTATTTCTTTCTGAAGTTGAGAGTGGCATTGCAACTATCAAGCAGTGCCTTGGTGATCTACCATTTTATTCAGTTTCTGAGGAAGGTGAAGCTAATGATTCTTCGAAAAAGTCTCAGCAAATAAACTCCACTACTGTTTCATCTAGAAGACCTGCTGTCCTTGCTGATGGGACATATGCTACTCAAAGTGCTGCCTCTGAAACTGTTTTTTC TCAAGGATCTTTGACCACTGGAAATCTGAGATCTCTTCTGCTAACTGGTGATTTCTTCCTTGGGGCAGTTGTTGCTTGCACCGTGACTAAGCTCGTTTTGAGATTGGAAGAAGTTCAGCCATCTAAAGTTGAAGTGAACAAAGCAACAACTAATACATTACTGATCATGGTCTCAATGATACAGCTAGGGCAATCTTCAGTTCTTCCACACCCAATTGATAACGATTCCTATGATAGGATAATTCTGTGCATAAGATTGCTCTGTAACACTGGGAATGAGGTCAGGAAGATCTGGTTGAACTCTTGCCACGAGAGTTTTGTTACAATGCTGTCTGATAAGCAGCTGCGAGAGACAGAAGAGATAAATGCAAAGGCTCAAATTTCTCACTCTCAGCCAGATGACCTCATTGATTTCTACCATTTGAAGAGTAGGAGG GGCATGAGCCAGCTGGAGTTGGAAGATGCAGTCCACGATGATTTGAAACGTGCCACTGGAGAATTTGTCAAGGATGAGAATGATGCTAATAGACTAAATCGGGTTCTGCAACTCACGGGATTTAGTGATCCTGTTTATGCTGATGCATACGTGACAGTTCATCATTATGATATTGTCCTGGATGTGACAGTTATTAATAGAACTAAAGAGACCCTCCAGAATTTATGTTTGGAATTGGCAACAATGGGTGATCTCAAACTTGTTGAGCGTCCACAGAATTATACTCTTGCTCCTGAGTCAAGCAAACAGATAAAAGCAAACATCAAGGTGTCTTCAACTGAGACGGGCGTAATTTTTGGGAACATTGTTTATGAGAGTTCTAATGTGCTTGAGCGGACAGTGGTTGTGCTAAACGATATCCATATTGACATCATGGATTACATCTCTCCTGCAGTGTGCAGTGATGCTGCTTTTAGAACCATGTGGGCAGAATTTGAGTGGGAAAACAAG GTTGCTGTCAACACTGTCATTCAGGAGGAAAAAGAATTCCTTGACCATATAATCAAATCAACCAACATGAAATGCCTTACTGCACT gtctgCTTTGGAAGGGCAATGCGGGTTCCTTGCTGCTAACTTGTATGCAAGGAGTGTGTTTGGTGAGGATGCTTTGGTGAATGTAAGCATTGAGAAACAAGCAGATGCTAAGCTGAGTGGTTATATTAGGATAAGGAGCAAAACGCAAGGAATTGCACTTAGCTTGGGGGACAAGATAACACTCAAGGCAGTTGATCAGGTCAACCGGAATTTAGTATGA